The Arcobacter arenosus genome has a window encoding:
- a CDS encoding MlaD family protein, translating into MSSEKFEDNIETKVYKPKEKQKKTLSFIWVLPLIILSILGWIAYESYTKKGTNITVTFKSAEGLKEGVTPLEYKGLQLGKVTKIHINDLNSVKVNILVNSDVADFIAIEGSSFWIKKPTISLTKVSGLGTLLSGNKIEVLPKYNDLKKYENVKPKYEFEGLDTKPSLETNGNGYYVSILSNRADFVEIETPIFYNKFQIGEIVSKVFKDEQVYLKAYIYDRYNHLINSSSKFYMNKALNVNFGPGGVKLEVSSFYSALIGGINVLTLEKDAKKMQEDESYILYENKEELEEKTFLNLKFDTANGIGERTSIMYKGIEVGKIKEVHLNNNSVIAKAFVYKDYEYLLSENSKFYLNSVEVGIDGVKNLNTVVSGNFISVDYKKGKAKYFFVIQNKKINKEDDDLIITLNSKRLNSITKDSKIYYKNIPIGEVLDYTLSDDFKKVKISVLIKSKYKSLVNDKTMFYDISSRLIELKNFDFNINFSGVKPFLNGGISLINIGDYKSTTKTFKLYETYKEVDELKKLKTKGFVIDVYFDNSFELKAKQTINYKNQEIGYIKNIDFGEKESKVKMFVYNKYKKYIDKNSRFYKKNPIKFDASLGGVVFELDNLSSLLNGSINLDNSSKQKFSGYQIYASYDDMINSVNTLNVTFDDVEGLKTQFSKLVYKGVEVGKVTNISLTNKNKVLVKIQIFKDYDKFAKKGTVFYLKKPKISLNEIQNIGSTIMPVNIGVIPSFNKATNNRFVGLDSLEDVHANESGEILKVVSIEPTKINEEAPIYYKNVQIGKVNKIKLSFDGSKTYIYCLIYDKYKHFVRTNSTFHDISGFKMKFSLFSGTEIKTNTFTSLIKGGLMVVTPYDYDEVATTKNSFVLQKELKDGWENINPSIKIFD; encoded by the coding sequence ATGAGTAGTGAAAAATTTGAAGATAATATAGAAACAAAAGTTTATAAACCTAAAGAAAAACAGAAAAAAACTCTTTCTTTTATTTGGGTTTTACCACTAATAATTTTAAGTATCTTAGGATGGATTGCTTATGAAAGCTATACTAAAAAAGGTACCAATATTACTGTTACTTTTAAAAGTGCAGAAGGCCTTAAAGAAGGAGTTACTCCTTTAGAATATAAAGGGCTTCAATTAGGAAAAGTAACCAAAATACATATCAATGATTTAAATAGTGTTAAAGTAAATATCCTTGTAAATAGTGATGTTGCAGATTTTATTGCAATTGAGGGCTCAAGTTTTTGGATTAAAAAACCTACTATCTCTTTAACAAAGGTTTCTGGTTTAGGGACTTTATTAAGTGGTAATAAAATTGAAGTTCTTCCTAAATATAATGATTTGAAAAAATATGAGAATGTAAAGCCTAAATATGAATTTGAGGGGCTTGATACCAAGCCTAGTTTAGAAACAAATGGAAATGGTTATTATGTTTCAATCTTATCAAATAGAGCTGATTTTGTAGAGATTGAAACGCCAATTTTTTATAATAAATTTCAAATTGGTGAAATTGTATCAAAGGTTTTTAAAGATGAACAAGTATATTTAAAAGCTTATATTTATGATAGATACAATCATCTTATAAATAGTAGTTCAAAGTTTTATATGAATAAAGCTTTAAATGTTAACTTTGGTCCTGGTGGAGTGAAACTAGAAGTCAGTTCTTTTTATTCTGCTTTAATTGGTGGGATAAATGTTTTGACATTAGAAAAAGATGCTAAAAAAATGCAAGAGGATGAGTCTTATATTTTATATGAAAATAAAGAAGAACTTGAAGAAAAAACCTTTTTAAACTTGAAGTTTGATACTGCAAATGGTATAGGAGAGAGAACTTCAATCATGTATAAAGGGATTGAAGTTGGAAAAATAAAAGAGGTTCACTTAAACAATAATAGTGTTATTGCAAAAGCTTTTGTTTATAAAGATTACGAATATTTACTTTCTGAAAACTCAAAATTTTATTTAAATAGTGTAGAGGTTGGGATTGATGGGGTAAAAAATCTAAATACAGTAGTAAGTGGAAATTTTATATCTGTAGATTATAAAAAAGGAAAAGCAAAATATTTTTTTGTAATTCAAAATAAAAAAATAAACAAAGAAGATGATGATTTAATCATAACTTTAAATAGTAAAAGGCTTAATTCAATTACAAAAGATAGTAAGATTTATTATAAAAATATTCCTATTGGGGAAGTTTTAGATTATACATTAAGTGATGATTTTAAAAAAGTAAAAATATCTGTTTTAATTAAATCAAAATATAAATCTTTGGTAAATGATAAAACTATGTTTTATGATATAAGTTCAAGATTAATTGAGCTAAAAAACTTTGATTTTAATATTAATTTTTCAGGTGTAAAACCATTTTTAAATGGGGGAATCTCCCTTATAAATATAGGGGATTATAAATCAACAACAAAAACTTTTAAACTTTATGAAACATATAAAGAGGTTGATGAGTTAAAAAAACTAAAAACTAAAGGTTTTGTTATTGATGTTTATTTTGATAATAGTTTTGAGTTAAAAGCTAAACAAACAATAAACTACAAAAATCAAGAGATTGGGTATATTAAAAATATTGATTTTGGTGAAAAAGAATCAAAAGTTAAAATGTTTGTCTATAATAAATATAAAAAATATATAGATAAAAATAGTAGGTTTTACAAAAAAAATCCAATTAAATTTGATGCTTCTTTAGGGGGTGTTGTTTTTGAACTTGATAATTTAAGTTCACTTTTAAATGGTTCTATCAATCTTGATAATAGTTCTAAACAAAAGTTCTCAGGGTATCAAATTTATGCTTCTTATGATGATATGATTAACTCTGTAAATACTTTAAATGTAACTTTTGATGATGTTGAAGGTTTAAAAACACAGTTTTCTAAACTTGTTTATAAAGGTGTTGAAGTTGGAAAGGTTACAAATATATCTTTAACAAATAAAAATAAGGTTTTGGTAAAAATCCAGATTTTTAAAGATTATGATAAATTTGCAAAAAAAGGTACAGTTTTTTATCTTAAGAAACCTAAAATTTCATTAAATGAGATTCAAAATATTGGTTCAACAATAATGCCTGTAAATATTGGGGTTATACCAAGCTTTAACAAAGCTACAAATAATAGATTTGTTGGTCTTGATTCATTAGAGGATGTTCATGCAAATGAAAGTGGAGAGATTTTAAAAGTTGTTTCAATTGAGCCAACAAAAATAAATGAAGAAGCGCCAATTTATTATAAAAATGTACAAATCGGAAAAGTTAATAAAATAAAACTTAGTTTTGATGGTTCTAAAACATATATTTATTGTTTGATTTACGATAAATATAAACACTTTGTTAGAACAAATTCTACTTTCCATGATATAAGTGGTTTTAAAATGAAATTCTCTTTATTTAGTGGTACAGAAATAAAAACAAACACTTTTACTTCTTTGATTAAAGGTGGATTAATGGTAGTTACACCTTATGATTATGATGAAGTAGCAACTACTAAAAATAGTTTTGTTTTACAAAAAGAATTAAAAGATGGCTGGGAAAACATTAACCCTAGTATAAAGATTTTTGATTAA
- a CDS encoding paraquat-inducible protein A, whose translation MVLISCRNCHKVFKKEDYKPFKCDSCDHTVRRRVKDSLQISLALVISALLLFIPAMLYPMMEVTRFGLNESSTIFEGVIAFLNHGDYFIAIVILTASVIIPLTKLLGLMFIFISLWIETPFKNKTKLKMFHFIELIGKWSMIDIYVVALLASTVQINEIFNIKGGIAATSFALVVILTMIAANRFDTRIIWDE comes from the coding sequence ATGGTTTTAATATCTTGTAGAAATTGTCATAAGGTTTTTAAAAAAGAAGATTATAAACCATTTAAATGTGATAGCTGTGATCACACAGTAAGAAGAAGAGTTAAAGACTCATTACAAATCTCCCTTGCTTTAGTTATAAGTGCATTGTTACTTTTTATACCTGCGATGCTTTATCCTATGATGGAGGTTACAAGATTTGGTTTAAATGAGAGTAGTACAATTTTTGAAGGGGTAATTGCTTTTTTAAATCATGGGGATTATTTTATTGCAATTGTAATTTTAACGGCAAGTGTAATAATTCCCTTAACTAAGCTTTTAGGTTTGATGTTTATTTTTATCTCTTTATGGATTGAAACCCCTTTTAAAAATAAAACAAAGTTAAAAATGTTTCATTTTATAGAATTAATTGGAAAATGGTCTATGATTGATATTTATGTTGTTGCCTTGTTAGCTTCAACTGTACAAATAAATGAGATATTTAATATAAAAGGTGGAATTGCTGCAACATCTTTTGCTTTAGTGGTAATATTAACAATGATAGCAGCAAATAGATTTGATACAAGGATTATTTGGGATGAGTAG
- a CDS encoding paraquat-inducible protein A, with protein sequence MNEIIECKNCGLFIKAKTKRAICPRCSSKIKLFNTHSKDSLYYAISSLLLLILLNIYPLMSLSINGNILKTTLFNTFQTLFDEGFIFVSMLGFFTVIIAPILNSLVIIFAFVQENQKLKIFSNKSLYNGFHFFKAWGFVEVFVISIIVTYIKLAGMVSSTRFDIGFYIMLFYLFLFYMSNRKFEVKSVFK encoded by the coding sequence ATGAATGAAATTATAGAATGTAAAAACTGTGGTCTATTTATTAAAGCAAAAACAAAAAGGGCAATTTGCCCTAGATGTTCTAGTAAAATAAAACTATTTAATACCCACTCAAAAGACTCCTTGTATTATGCCATATCATCTTTACTTCTATTAATACTTCTAAATATATACCCTTTGATGAGTCTTTCTATTAATGGAAACATTTTAAAAACAACCCTTTTTAATACCTTTCAAACCCTTTTTGATGAAGGTTTTATTTTTGTTTCTATGTTGGGTTTTTTTACAGTTATAATTGCACCAATATTAAATTCTCTTGTTATAATTTTTGCATTTGTTCAAGAAAATCAAAAGTTAAAAATATTTTCCAATAAAAGTTTATACAATGGATTTCATTTTTTCAAAGCATGGGGATTTGTTGAGGTTTTTGTGATAAGTATTATAGTTACATATATAAAGTTAGCTGGTATGGTTTCTAGTACAAGATTTGATATTGGATTTTATATTATGCTTTTTTATCTATTTTTATTTTATATGTCAAACAGAAAATTTGAAGTAAAAAGTGTGTTTAAATAA
- the ccsA gene encoding cytochrome c biogenesis protein has product MKKLLKNLFSMEVMTVLMLLFAFACAVGTFVENDYGTLAARSFVYNQTWFELIMVILTIGSILNIIWFKMYKIKKFFIFFIHISFAFLLIGSALTRYVGFEAIMTIPESTIQNKMLSNDEYIQATLFDKDNKQLLKKDEKVLMTQLSQTDFELDLNEDINLRFKRFVPNAAEKIITVENGKPLVNLIITSMAGAKSIDLQNEKIYESKFANFSLNKEIKDESKSKIYFITKDKKVYIKSNIGLSFEYMDGTKRGTIKANEALPLRDDVIYTVAQTRFATPDFSASGKVEVVSLKKELVKKEKVLNAVIVDLKIANKIEEIALFGKGGSNEGYTKTLKLDGEKTLKLSWGAKVLELPFSIYLGDFKLERYPGSNSPSAYSSDVKVYDTKDDVTFEQTISMNNTLSYKGYKFFQSSYTMNESATILSVNKDPGVIPTYIGYALLFTGLFLSLFMKNGRFRKLANKKYELKNISTAIVLSILFLFGSDLKAQENTADLKIIKNIDINHANKLGKVLIQDYQGRIKPINSLAIEIMNKVIRKESLYGLNANQLFISMIINPREWQKLPIIKVKNDELKKLLGIKQSDKYFSFDNVYNQFGSYKFEDDLELINQKKPSQRTKFDKELIKVDERLNIIYNLFTGAFLKLFPKIEDKNNKWLDPTLAISVINDGVGALQKNEAEVIASLMDNYFIALKDANENNGSWEKADYALQKIQDYQNKYGKEVMPNSFKIDAELMFNKYNIFNNLTPAYLVLGLVLLALVFYKIFKPMVKLEKISKIFLSLFVVLFFVHTFGLALRWYVSGHAPWSNGYESMIYIAWAIVLSGIIFSKQSVLALATTSLLSGITLFVAHLSWLEPQITTLTPVLKSYWLTIHVSVITASYGFLALCALLGFLTLVFYIFLDKNKDDLKQESLKVSIKEARRINEMSMIIGIVLLVIGNFLGGIWANESWGRYWGWDPKETWTLVSILIYAVILHLQYIKGLASNFLFSALSLVAYASIVMTYFGVNYYLSGLHSYAAGDPIPIPTFVPITIIVILVLILVSFRNRKLV; this is encoded by the coding sequence TTGAAAAAACTATTGAAAAATCTTTTTTCTATGGAAGTTATGACTGTATTAATGCTTTTATTCGCATTTGCTTGTGCCGTTGGAACTTTTGTGGAGAACGATTATGGTACATTAGCTGCTAGATCATTTGTATATAATCAAACATGGTTTGAATTAATTATGGTAATTCTAACTATTGGTTCTATATTAAATATCATATGGTTTAAAATGTACAAAATCAAAAAGTTTTTTATATTTTTTATTCATATCTCTTTTGCTTTTTTACTTATTGGAAGTGCCTTAACTAGATATGTAGGTTTTGAAGCAATTATGACAATTCCTGAATCAACTATTCAAAATAAAATGTTATCAAATGATGAGTATATTCAAGCAACTCTTTTTGATAAAGATAATAAACAACTTTTAAAAAAAGATGAAAAAGTTTTAATGACACAATTATCTCAAACAGATTTTGAACTTGATTTAAATGAAGATATCAATCTAAGATTTAAAAGATTTGTTCCCAATGCCGCTGAAAAAATTATCACAGTTGAAAATGGAAAACCATTAGTAAATTTGATTATTACAAGTATGGCAGGAGCAAAAAGTATTGATTTACAAAATGAAAAAATTTATGAATCAAAATTTGCAAATTTCTCTTTAAATAAAGAGATAAAAGATGAAAGTAAATCAAAAATCTATTTTATTACAAAAGATAAAAAAGTATATATTAAATCTAATATTGGTCTTTCATTTGAATATATGGATGGAACAAAAAGAGGAACTATTAAAGCAAATGAGGCATTGCCATTAAGAGATGATGTGATTTATACTGTAGCTCAAACAAGATTTGCAACTCCTGATTTTTCAGCTTCAGGAAAAGTTGAGGTAGTTAGTTTAAAAAAAGAGTTAGTGAAAAAAGAGAAGGTTTTAAATGCTGTAATTGTTGATTTAAAAATTGCTAATAAAATTGAAGAGATAGCACTTTTTGGAAAAGGTGGTTCAAATGAAGGTTACACAAAAACTTTAAAATTAGATGGAGAAAAAACATTAAAATTATCTTGGGGAGCAAAGGTTTTAGAACTTCCTTTTTCAATATATTTAGGGGATTTTAAACTTGAAAGATATCCTGGCTCTAATTCACCTTCAGCATATTCAAGTGATGTAAAAGTTTATGATACAAAAGATGATGTAACTTTTGAACAAACAATATCAATGAATAATACTCTATCTTACAAAGGGTATAAATTTTTTCAAAGTTCATACACTATGAATGAGAGTGCAACAATCCTTTCTGTAAATAAAGACCCAGGTGTGATTCCAACTTATATTGGTTATGCTTTACTATTTACTGGATTATTTTTAAGTTTATTTATGAAAAATGGAAGATTTAGAAAACTTGCAAATAAAAAATATGAACTTAAAAATATCTCTACAGCTATAGTTCTAAGTATTTTATTTTTATTTGGTTCAGATTTAAAAGCACAGGAAAATACAGCTGATTTAAAGATTATAAAAAATATAGATATTAATCATGCAAATAAATTGGGAAAAGTTTTAATTCAAGATTACCAAGGAAGAATAAAACCAATAAACTCTTTGGCTATTGAGATTATGAATAAGGTTATTAGAAAAGAGTCTTTATATGGATTAAATGCAAATCAACTTTTTATAAGTATGATAATAAATCCAAGAGAATGGCAAAAACTACCAATTATTAAAGTTAAAAATGATGAGTTAAAAAAACTATTAGGAATAAAACAAAGTGATAAGTATTTTAGTTTTGATAATGTTTATAATCAATTTGGTTCTTATAAATTTGAGGATGATTTAGAATTAATAAATCAAAAAAAGCCATCACAAAGAACAAAATTTGATAAAGAACTTATAAAAGTAGATGAGAGATTAAATATCATTTATAATCTTTTTACGGGTGCATTTTTAAAACTATTTCCTAAAATAGAAGATAAAAACAATAAATGGTTAGACCCAACATTAGCAATCTCTGTAATAAACGATGGAGTTGGTGCTTTACAAAAAAATGAAGCAGAAGTTATTGCAAGTTTAATGGATAACTATTTTATTGCTTTAAAAGATGCAAATGAAAATAATGGTAGTTGGGAAAAAGCTGATTATGCCTTACAAAAAATTCAAGATTATCAGAATAAATATGGCAAAGAAGTTATGCCTAATAGTTTTAAAATAGATGCTGAGTTGATGTTTAATAAATACAATATTTTCAATAATTTAACACCAGCTTATTTAGTTTTAGGACTTGTTTTATTGGCTTTAGTATTTTATAAAATATTTAAACCAATGGTAAAATTAGAAAAAATTTCAAAAATCTTTTTATCACTTTTTGTAGTTTTATTTTTTGTTCATACTTTTGGATTAGCTTTAAGATGGTATGTTTCAGGACACGCACCTTGGTCAAATGGATATGAATCTATGATATATATTGCGTGGGCTATTGTTTTATCAGGAATTATATTTTCAAAACAATCAGTTCTTGCTTTAGCAACAACTTCACTTTTAAGTGGTATTACTCTTTTTGTGGCACATCTTTCATGGCTTGAACCACAAATCACAACTTTAACACCAGTGTTAAAATCTTATTGGTTAACAATTCATGTAAGTGTAATAACTGCAAGTTATGGATTCTTGGCTTTATGTGCTTTATTGGGATTTTTAACTTTAGTGTTTTATATCTTTTTAGATAAAAACAAAGATGATTTAAAACAAGAATCATTAAAAGTGTCAATTAAAGAAGCACGAAGAATAAATGAAATGTCTATGATAATAGGTATTGTTTTACTTGTAATTGGGAATTTTCTTGGTGGAATTTGGGCAAATGAATCTTGGGGAAGATACTGGGGATGGGATCCAAAAGAGACTTGGACTTTAGTTTCAATTTTAATTTATGCAGTGATTTTACACCTGCAATATATCAAAGGTTTGGCTTCAAACTTTTTATTTTCTGCCTTATCTTTAGTTGCTTATGCTTCTATTGTAATGACATATTTTGGAGTTAATTATTATCTATCTGGATTACATTCATATGCAGCAGGTGACCCAATACCAATACCTACTTTTGTACCTATTACGATAATAGTGATTTTAGTATTAATTTTAGTATCATTTAGAAATAGAAAGTTAGTATAG
- the nrfA gene encoding ammonia-forming cytochrome c nitrite reductase, with protein MKKFKVLLAVSLLAIGCLTALIASINEKKEEQKIINSVPQVERWQTKNEEFKKFYPRQYDSWKKTKESDDIDDMLKEYPELVVLWAGYGFAKDYNAPRGHFYAIEDNRNTLRTGAPVDGKTGPMPTACWTCKSPDVPRIMNEQGDLEYFTGKWAKYGSDIINPIGCVDCHNPKTMELQVNRKYLDDGLKAAGLTPLADATHQEMRTMVCAQCHVEYYFKKTDNGKGGKAAVVTLPWAEGTTVDDMERYYDNIDFKDWTHKISKTPMLKTQHPGYEMYLTGAHGKNNVSCADCHMPYKREGGVKYTDHNIGNPLENMENTCMTCHRVSEKSLLATIAEKKKRKTELHKKSMVQIAAAHLEAGKAWEVGATEAEMAPVLKDIRHAQWRWDYAVASHPAFFHAPEETLRVLGTALEKAGNARIKLAKILAKYGAADYVAPSIDSKEKAQEIIGLPFDKLVEDKKKFKNGLLIEWKKEAEKKGVYNPESTKGVEDKTSYN; from the coding sequence ATGAAGAAGTTCAAAGTGTTACTTGCTGTTTCATTATTAGCAATTGGTTGTTTAACAGCATTAATTGCATCTATTAATGAAAAGAAAGAAGAACAAAAAATAATAAACTCTGTACCACAAGTTGAGAGATGGCAAACTAAAAATGAAGAGTTTAAAAAGTTTTATCCAAGACAATATGATTCTTGGAAAAAAACAAAAGAGAGTGATGACATAGATGATATGTTAAAAGAGTATCCAGAATTAGTTGTATTATGGGCTGGATATGGATTTGCAAAAGATTATAATGCTCCAAGAGGGCACTTTTATGCAATCGAAGATAACAGAAATACATTAAGAACAGGTGCTCCTGTTGATGGAAAAACTGGTCCAATGCCTACTGCATGTTGGACATGTAAATCTCCTGATGTTCCAAGAATTATGAATGAGCAAGGTGATTTAGAGTACTTTACTGGTAAATGGGCAAAATATGGTTCTGACATTATTAATCCTATTGGTTGTGTGGATTGTCATAACCCTAAAACTATGGAACTGCAAGTTAACAGAAAATATCTAGATGATGGTCTAAAAGCTGCTGGGTTAACTCCTTTAGCTGATGCAACTCACCAAGAGATGAGAACTATGGTATGTGCACAATGTCACGTAGAATACTATTTCAAAAAAACTGATAATGGTAAAGGTGGAAAAGCTGCAGTTGTAACATTACCATGGGCTGAAGGTACTACTGTTGATGATATGGAAAGATATTATGATAATATTGATTTCAAAGATTGGACACATAAAATTTCTAAAACTCCAATGTTAAAAACTCAACACCCAGGTTATGAAATGTATTTAACAGGTGCACACGGTAAAAACAATGTTTCTTGTGCAGATTGTCATATGCCTTACAAAAGAGAAGGTGGAGTTAAATATACAGATCATAATATAGGAAATCCATTAGAAAATATGGAAAATACTTGTATGACTTGTCACAGAGTTTCTGAAAAATCTTTACTTGCAACAATTGCAGAGAAAAAGAAAAGAAAAACTGAGTTACATAAAAAATCTATGGTTCAAATCGCTGCTGCACACTTAGAAGCTGGAAAAGCTTGGGAAGTTGGAGCAACTGAAGCAGAGATGGCACCAGTATTAAAAGATATTAGACACGCACAATGGAGATGGGATTATGCAGTTGCATCACACCCAGCATTCTTCCATGCACCAGAAGAAACTTTAAGAGTTTTAGGTACTGCGTTAGAAAAAGCAGGAAATGCAAGAATCAAATTAGCTAAAATTTTAGCTAAATATGGAGCAGCAGATTATGTAGCACCATCAATTGATTCAAAAGAGAAAGCTCAAGAGATTATTGGATTACCATTCGACAAATTAGTTGAAGATAAAAAGAAATTCAAAAATGGTCTTTTAATTGAGTGGAAAAAAGAAGCAGAGAAAAAAGGTGTTTATAACCCTGAATCGACTAAAGGTGTAGAAGATAAAACTTCTTACAATTAA
- the nrfH gene encoding cytochrome c nitrite reductase small subunit yields the protein MERNKIVVYGSILSFLIAVGLFGYTVYASKMLSYLSSDPKACINCHTMNSAYATWSKSSHKNVASCVDCHLPVGDVVAKYKAKAIDGWNHSVAFTMNTYENNIDISEDGANRVQANCIRCHGDLTSQMGANAKNYHSGDEYSLNSDRKCWDCHKFTPHGKVRSLTSTPYSIGVKERMK from the coding sequence ATGGAAAGAAACAAAATTGTTGTTTACGGTTCAATTTTAAGTTTTCTTATCGCTGTTGGTTTATTTGGTTATACGGTATATGCATCTAAAATGTTGTCATATCTGTCTAGTGATCCAAAGGCATGTATAAATTGTCACACGATGAATTCAGCTTACGCAACGTGGTCTAAAAGCTCACATAAAAATGTTGCAAGCTGTGTTGATTGTCACTTGCCTGTGGGTGATGTTGTTGCTAAGTATAAAGCAAAAGCAATTGACGGATGGAATCACTCGGTAGCATTTACAATGAACACTTATGAAAATAATATTGACATAAGTGAAGATGGTGCAAATAGAGTACAAGCAAACTGTATTAGATGTCATGGAGATTTAACATCTCAAATGGGAGCTAATGCAAAAAATTACCATAGTGGTGATGAGTATAGTTTAAATAGTGATCGAAAGTGTTGGGATTGTCATAAGTTTACACCTCATGGCAAAGTGCGTAGTTTAACATCAACTCCATATAGTATTGGTGTTAAAGAAAGAATGAAATAA
- a CDS encoding GW dipeptide domain-containing protein, with amino-acid sequence MYKKLTLGCLSILLSANLAFALNEPHEVKVLESINSGAYTYLKVEEKGEQYWAAITKTPIKVDSVITIKEQVWMKDFKSKTLNKTFDKILFAEFPKKGISGVDNIHSIHGDMIKKKQKQTMKPNPKFNENIVIANGSPIKTNISEIFSNKDKFKNKNVEIQGRVLQVSNKVMGNTWVKIYDGKEAVIFRSPNEDEKVSIGKKVKVVGTINTNVDYGFGYAYEVIGVNGKFEVLN; translated from the coding sequence ATGTATAAGAAATTAACTTTAGGATGTTTATCTATCCTTTTATCAGCAAATTTAGCATTTGCATTAAATGAACCCCATGAGGTAAAAGTTTTAGAAAGTATAAATAGTGGTGCTTATACTTATTTAAAAGTAGAAGAAAAAGGTGAACAATATTGGGCTGCTATTACAAAAACACCAATAAAAGTGGATAGTGTAATAACTATAAAAGAGCAAGTTTGGATGAAAGACTTTAAAAGTAAAACACTAAATAAAACTTTTGATAAAATTTTATTCGCAGAATTTCCTAAAAAAGGTATCTCAGGAGTTGATAATATACATTCTATCCATGGAGATATGATTAAGAAAAAACAAAAACAAACAATGAAACCAAATCCAAAATTTAATGAAAATATTGTTATAGCTAATGGTTCTCCTATAAAAACAAATATCTCAGAGATTTTTTCCAATAAAGATAAATTTAAAAACAAAAATGTAGAGATTCAAGGTAGGGTTTTACAAGTTTCAAATAAAGTTATGGGTAATACATGGGTTAAAATTTATGATGGCAAAGAAGCTGTTATTTTCAGATCACCTAATGAAGATGAAAAAGTTTCAATTGGAAAAAAGGTAAAAGTAGTTGGAACTATAAATACAAATGTAGATTATGGTTTTGGTTATGCCTATGAAGTTATTGGAGTAAATGGTAAATTTGAAGTTTTAAACTAA